The Culex pipiens pallens isolate TS chromosome 2, TS_CPP_V2, whole genome shotgun sequence DNA window gggtgtggatatcgtatagaacccacctttGGTAGCAatctgtgctaactaacatttccgtcccaatcccccgagatatacaaactgacatggcgggcgccgttggtggccaacgactgttacctatttgctccagatctagttttgatgatcttgatgttttatcttttcagcgcattcatacatgctgttgataagggaaacaccattagatcgttgaagcgtatgaccggttgtattgataggatattacggtcctgttcagcaacagagaaggacaaccatgggtggtctctcatgctcatgctcatgctcaataacACCAATTGAATAGGCATGTCTAGGGGTTGGACAGAattaatgtttttattattcGTTAATCTATTGACGagggttttgatattttttatcaatagaCTGACAAATAGTTGAGCTAGCGTTCCCACCGTGTATTATAAATCTCGATTCAATTTGACAGCTGATGAACAAAAACATGTGCTTGCCTGACACACGATTTTTCAGGTTAAAATACTGTAGCGGAAAAGAAAGTTAAAAACGGATCTGATCCGGAATCTGTGTGCCATTTTAGTCTGAGCCGTCGGAGGAAGAACTATCTCTACAAAAGACGTGGACGGGGTGGTGGCCGTCTGAAGGAGAAGATTTTTCTATCAAAAAACGAGGACGGAACCAGGAAAACTTGTATGTTTATTTCGTTCCCCCACAATGTCTTCCTCTTTTCCAGCATCCCCGGCTGGACTTTTACTGTGGCTTCTGAGCAGAGTTCGGAAACTCACTCACGAGTTACTCAACCATGAGGAAAAACTAAGTTACCTGTGAGTAAATTACTCAACACTCTCTGTGAGTGTGAGGGCCTTCCTCATTTACTCACAAAGAGTGCTTTGAGGGCTCACGAGGgctattttagaaaacaaatttcGAGATGTCAAACTCTACATTGGCGAATTTCTTGCTTATTCAACAGCGGAATAGTAGTCCTAATGGTAGAGGCGCAGTGCTATCAATTAGAAGTTTTTTATCACAGTGGTTCAAATCCTGATttctatctgttttttttttcagcgagtTTTGTCCTACTGATTGATAGGTCGAAGGTTGTTTAGACGGGGGATGCCTCTGCGGGTGGATTTTAACAGCTTTACCAGCAGTGGATGGCCGTGACAGTTGTACAAATGTGTTTTGCTTCAGAATCGGGACATGCCGAAGAAGTTGCAGTAGCCGCCGGTGGCTTTGGGTTGGAGGTTCACTAAAAAAAAAGCCGATCCAGTGCTTTGGACAGCTTTGATGATGCTCCACCGGCGTGTCCTGGTTCTTAAGCAAGACATATTGGTACAACTGTCAACGACCGGGGGTGGCCAGTTACGTCAGCAACACGGTCATTCACCCGTACACAGTTGTCGAAGGCCGGGAGTGACCATAACCCACAGCAACACGTCCATATTCTTTTGGTATGGCTGCCAACATCCACTTGCAGAAGCAGCCCCTCGGCTGAGCAGCCTCCGATTTACCCTGCGGTAAGTCAATCCACAACGGAATCAACCGACCACCGAtcttaaaattgtgaaaataatCCCCCACCGACCGCTGGTCTTTGACAATCCAGTGTTTCTTTTgcagcaatgaaaaaaaatccagacggatgcctaaatatatatatatatatatatatatttataccaCACCAACACAGAACCTTCGGATTTATAGACATTGACGCTACCTCGAATGTACAACCGATTGATAAAGACACTTGATTTTGGATTGATGTGGTCATTGattttgtaaataacaaattgttggaaacggcctactcacaccctcattttactcaaatatgagtaaatttactcagccctcacactcacggtgagtatcgagagtgtttgctgtgaggaagcctactcgatttgtgagtgtgagtggtttTCCGAACCCTGGAAATCTGTAAAGTTTAAGTAATTTACGTAGCATTTTTGTACAAGAGCAGCTGCCAAAGTTGTAAGGAGacttggagcctaacatttcaaatgggcacatcacttttgtaaacaatagtgtatccctttcactcaattgacagtttacataaggtgtgaaactcttgtctaaaaaagttttgtgccctaatgaaatggcaagcacgactTGTGTGGgtgaaaacatgacaaaaaaaacaagaaataaaaatggtcgaaatcggctgatttaggagagaattgctctaaataGCGAgtataaatatgttttaaatgttaaacatgttttacaaactgttaaaaataagttgttgaaacagattttaaatttaacacgTATTAAAAAACGGTAGTGTCAATTGGGTCTACACAAAACATAATTATTGTTTAAACTGCATTTCTAGCTGCATttataatttaacatttttgttaaattgaaattttaatttttagttcttgacgaaacgaaatttatatatacagttaaacctctttttacgcggtggcgttacgctttttatttcgtcgatttctctggaacgacgcaacatttttgcaatcttttaaaagcaatgtGTAGGTTTTGTTGAgctctacaaattgctttttgaagcttgcaaaaatattgtgtatTTTAAGAGCaatcgacgaaacaaaaagcgtaacgccaccgcgtaaaaagaggtttctctgtatatatttttttaatgttacacAAAAATCGTAActgcattttgaaacattttaatgtgattaaaacaatttcgtaaaaaaaacaaacaacaaattaTTTATCCAATTCACCCACTGTGCCATGCCGCTGTAAAAATCTGTGCCGCTTCAACAATTTTAGACGAGTTCGCAGAAACGTCAAAACCCCGTCTAAACTACGCAATCTGTCAAGTTTACATTTTGTAGCCGCGGTGTTGCACTGCGCGTGTGTTATGAAATCAGTTGAgtcgaaaagtttatttttccggCAGTCAGACAAACAACCCCAGAACCATGTCCATCAAGGTGGGAGGAACGTTTAGCCGGTCCGGCGGCATCGTGTCCGCGATCGGCAAACAGCTGAAGATGCTCAACCTGAAGGCGGTCCAGCGCATTACGGTCACCTTTGATCCGTTCCACGAGAATGCCGTTCCGACGAGGTGAGTTTGGTTTTTACGAGGGGGAAGGGGAAAGAGACTCCGGGACCAAGTGCGCAAGCGTGTGTCAAAATATTGCTCATCGGAAAAAAACGACAGggaaattacacattttgaaGTTGGATTTTCACGAGAGGAGGCAAAGCTAAAGGTGCGTGaaggaaaattggaaaaattctACGATTTTGAACAGTTAAATCGTTGGAACCGATAACAGTAACAGTCTGGAAGATAGAAGGAACTAAACGCTATCAAGGTTGGTTGAAAAAACATCCAGAATTCCTCAAGAAACGTCACTTCCAAAACACAACCCCGGAACAATCGAGAAGATTCACGGCGTAACGCAATCTTCCCGGGGGTAAAAAgaaccaaagtgaccaaaataacAAAGTTAAAGAAGGAAGCATACCGCTAAAGTTCTTCGCCATCACGTTGACGCCGTTCAGCTGGATGTGGGAGGCCAGGTCCGAGTAGGACAGCGGGTGCATCGGCGGGGGCCCTCCGGGAGTGAGTTCCCGTTCTGTCGACATTTCCGCCAGCTTGGTGTGACGAGGTGCCGGGTGGCGACAACCGGGTTAGCGAGGAAGCGCTGAAATAGAAAGGGAATCTGTGGTTATTTTAAAGTTAGTTTTAGGCAAAGGAAGTttacgagttttttttaagttcaactaTTGCGAATTTTTGATAGCGACAAAGCAACGTGAATCAAGGTCCGATTCTTCAACctgagcatcatcaacgtgcacaaCCTGCAAACGGGAAGCGACACCGAGACAAGGACGCTTCctacgagcttcttgaccgcgagtacaggaagtgtcTAAAACAGgacgtcaagattgtcatcggcgacATAAACGCTCAAGTTGGCCTggaggaggagtttagaccggttattgggaggttcagcgcttaccagcagacgaacgagaacggcctacgactcatcgatttcgctacctcccgaaacatggccatacgtagtaccttcttccagcacacctccctatacaagtacacctggagatcaccaaacgacacggagacgcaaatcgaccatgttctcatcgatggtcggcacttctcggacataatcgacgtcagaacctaccgtggcgcggcCATCGACTCGGACCATTACCTGTTGGAGGCAAAactgcgccaacgcctgtccgaagccaacaagatccggtaccgtaAACGGTATAATCTGGAGCGACTCAAAGATCATGAagtcgctacccagtacgcgcaGGAACTCGAAGTtgcgttgcctgacgagggtgCACTAGCCAAAGCCCttctggaggcctgctggagctTTATGGAAGCAGCTATCACCGCAGtggcatcgagcgccatcgggtacgtggaccaAGTCCAACGGACCGGATGGTTCTCCGAGGAATGTCtggcgatttgggacgagaagaaagcagcgagGGACAAATGGCTGCTGCATAACACCCGTGGGAACAtggagtcgtacaaacagttgcgaagacagcaaacctATCTCTTTCGGGAtaagaagcgccgcctggaagagttggagtgccaggacatggaacTGCTGTATCGCTCGAAcgaaacgcgtaagttctacaagaaactcagtcaatcccggaaaagcttcatgccgcgagccgaaatATGCCGGGATAAAGACGGGggaatcttgacggacgagcgctGGGTGATCTAAAaatggaagcagcacttcgacgagcaaAACGGTACCAGGGCGACGAGGGAAACGTGACAAGCCAGCCCCCACTATGAAGGAAGTTAAGGATACCATCaaaaagctgaagaacaacaaagcagccgGGAAGGATGGTATCGGAGCTGAACTCATtaagatgggcccggacaagctggcggcttgtctacaccggctgatagtcaaggtctgggacacagaacagctaccggatgagtggaaagagggagtaatatgcccgatctacaagaagtgagaaaagttggaatgtgagaactatcgtgccgtcactattctcaacgcggcctacaaagtgctgtctcagatcatttTCTGTCGTCTTTCAGGGGCCTGTTTAATCTAATTCTAATTAATTTTTCTCAATCTTCTCCCCACAGGGAGTTCCTGCACCACCTGTCCGCGCCCAAGATCGGCCAAACGAACCCCTCGTGCGTGCTCCGCTCGGAAGTGGTCTGCGACCGGCGCCCGCCCTCGGTCGTGTTCCAGCTCATCCCCTCGGTCCAGGCGGAAGCCAAGCTCAAAAAGATCGAACTGAACGGCGCCAACCTGACCACGCTGGAACTGCTGCAGCTGTGCAACAAACACATCACGGCGCTCGCCCCCAAGGAGATCGCCACCAGCACCGTCAAGACCAAGTCCGAGAAGAAGGCCGGCGGCGGCAAGCGACGATAAAGAGAACGCATTTGTGTAATTGTTAAGACGTTAGAAGTTTGATTTAGGAaagcaaccaaaaaaaaaatgcgccaGAAAAAGGGTGGCGGCCACATGGCCATCATCGAGAACTGGTACCACCAGATCCCCGCGTTTACCGACGTCTTCACCGAGGAAAGCTTCTACATGTTTGTGGTTTGCTTTGTCACGGCCACGATCGCGGTTGTTTTCATTCTTTCCCGATTTATCACGCTGAAGCCGGTCGATTGAAAGGTGCTtgtttgaaacaaaaacaaaatgatttattagctaataaaaaaatacttaaaaaaccaATTTCGAACTCGTTTTCTCTAGTGTAAAGAAAAGAATTCCCTGTCACAGTCAAGTTATGCGATAAGCATTTCACCCTCCCCCTCCACCATGCAAATTGTATTCTAATTTGCTTCCATTTTCTCACGCGAGTCGCGTGAAAACGCTTCAAATCCCAGCTCGTTGGCAATTATGGCACTACTAGAGTGCACATCACGTTGAGTCACGCGGACGAGCGTTGTTGTTGCAGCAGTTGTAATAAAGTGATGAAATTTTCTCTAGGCAGTTATCACACACATGCCTCCGCCCTCACAAGTGCCAATAAAATGTTTGGGTTTCTTGGTTTGATGAGAGGTGCTGGGTGGGATTGTAACTGCGTAGTGGCTTGAATAGAGATTGAATCGGTGGCACGACTAatgaacatttgaaatttttactttttccgGAAGAAGCAACTGTGTCTGGAGATGACCTTTTCACTTTGTCAGAGTTTTTCGACCTCGCGGTGAAATATTAACACACattcgtgcctgccggaacaagacAGAACACTTCATGGCGCTTGGAGAGCTCTAGCTATAATATATATTATAATATTAATATATAAATTATATATATTATAATGATCAAATACGTGTCTAACGGATAGCCTCGTGCAGCGCTGCTCTTCGACGTCAACAGACAAAATAATTCTGCGATCTTGCTTTAAGTTTTCCTCTAACCCCTTTCTATGCCAATTCTGTAGGCGATCACTTAAA harbors:
- the LOC120425073 gene encoding uncharacterized protein LOC120425073; amino-acid sequence: MSIKVGGTFSRSGGIVSAIGKQLKMLNLKAVQRITVTFDPFHENAVPTREFLHHLSAPKIGQTNPSCVLRSEVVCDRRPPSVVFQLIPSVQAEAKLKKIELNGANLTTLELLQLCNKHITALAPKEIATSTVKTKSEKKAGGGKRR